The following proteins are co-located in the Clavibacter capsici genome:
- a CDS encoding ABC transporter ATP-binding protein → MPRTSESDALPRIIVENVRKSFLLRHTHSIKETVIAAVRRKPLASTFDALEDVSFSVRPGESVALMGFNGSGKSTLLKLISGVYQPDSGEVLARGRIAGLIEVGAGFHPDLSGRENIYLNAAILGMEQHEIDARFDQIVEFSEIEKFIDTEVKHYSSGMFLRLAFSVAIHTEVDILLVDEILSVGDEPFQRKCLAKIRELHDAGKTLVVVSHDLDMVSDLCERGILIQSGKVAFDGPSKDAVERMRQG, encoded by the coding sequence TTGCCCAGGACCTCTGAGTCGGACGCGCTGCCGCGCATCATCGTCGAGAACGTGCGGAAGTCCTTCCTCCTCCGCCACACGCACTCCATCAAGGAGACGGTCATCGCGGCGGTCCGCCGGAAGCCGCTCGCGTCGACCTTCGACGCGCTGGAGGACGTGAGCTTCTCCGTCCGCCCCGGCGAGTCCGTGGCGCTCATGGGCTTCAACGGGTCCGGCAAGTCCACGCTGCTGAAGCTCATCTCGGGCGTCTACCAGCCCGACAGCGGCGAGGTGCTCGCGCGCGGCCGCATCGCCGGCCTCATCGAGGTGGGCGCGGGCTTCCACCCCGACCTCTCGGGCCGCGAGAACATCTACCTCAACGCCGCGATCCTCGGCATGGAGCAGCACGAGATCGACGCGCGCTTCGACCAGATCGTCGAGTTCAGCGAGATCGAGAAGTTCATCGACACCGAGGTCAAGCACTACTCCTCGGGCATGTTCCTGCGGCTGGCGTTCTCGGTCGCCATCCACACGGAGGTCGACATCCTGCTGGTGGACGAGATCCTCTCCGTGGGCGACGAGCCGTTCCAGCGCAAGTGCCTCGCCAAGATCCGCGAGCTGCACGACGCGGGCAAGACGCTCGTCGTCGTCAGCCACGACCTCGACATGGTCTCGGACCTCTGCGAGCGCGGGATCCTGATCCAGTCCGGCAAGGTCGCCTTCGACGGCCCGTCCAAGGACGCCGTCGAGCGGATGCGCCAGGGCTGA
- a CDS encoding ABC transporter permease — translation MSSMTSSQSREFSRPGTGAGLLDVYRRRYLLSLLVKKEVQVRYRGSVLGWLWSYVKPAAQFAVFFVAMGVFLRLNQNQVNYPIYLFSGIILINFYTEAFSNSTKSLVDNGALIKKIYLPRELFPVSSTFVALVNFLPQLVILLVVCLFVGWAPTPVQVLGILLGIAIIGTLAIGLGMLFGAANVSFRDSQNFVELIVMVVVWASPVLYPFAQVRGVLPDWLLVIYQLNPVTAAVELFHAGFWYPTTGGTGDLPENLWMYGFIALGVSLLSLLLGQLVFKKLEGRFAQDL, via the coding sequence GTGTCGAGCATGACGAGTTCCCAGTCGAGGGAGTTCTCGAGGCCCGGCACGGGCGCGGGGCTCCTGGACGTGTACCGCCGCCGCTACCTCCTCTCCCTCCTCGTCAAGAAGGAGGTGCAGGTCAGGTACCGCGGATCCGTCCTCGGCTGGCTCTGGTCGTACGTGAAGCCGGCCGCGCAGTTCGCGGTCTTCTTCGTCGCGATGGGCGTCTTCCTGCGGCTCAACCAGAACCAGGTGAACTACCCGATCTACCTGTTCTCGGGGATCATCCTCATCAACTTCTACACCGAGGCGTTCTCGAACTCGACCAAGTCGCTCGTGGACAACGGGGCGCTGATCAAGAAGATCTACCTGCCACGGGAGCTGTTCCCGGTGTCGAGCACGTTCGTCGCGCTCGTGAACTTCCTGCCCCAGCTCGTGATCCTCCTCGTGGTCTGCCTCTTCGTCGGCTGGGCGCCGACGCCCGTGCAGGTGCTCGGCATCCTGCTCGGCATCGCCATCATCGGCACGCTCGCCATCGGCCTCGGGATGCTCTTCGGCGCCGCCAACGTGTCGTTCCGCGACTCGCAGAACTTCGTCGAGCTCATCGTCATGGTGGTCGTGTGGGCCTCTCCCGTGCTCTACCCCTTCGCGCAGGTGCGCGGCGTGCTGCCCGACTGGCTGCTCGTGATCTACCAGCTGAACCCGGTCACCGCCGCCGTCGAGCTCTTCCACGCCGGCTTCTGGTACCCGACCACCGGCGGCACGGGCGACCTGCCCGAGAACCTCTGGATGTACGGGTTCATCGCCCTCGGCGTCTCGCTCCTGAGCCTCCTGCTCGGGCAGCTCGTCTTCAAGAAGCTGGAGGGGCGCTTTGCCCAGGACCTCTGA
- the rfbD gene encoding dTDP-4-dehydrorhamnose reductase has product MSRVLVTGGGGMLGQDLLPALAAHEVTAPRRAELDITDEDAVRLAVAGHDVVVNLAAYTAVDAAEEHEDEARAVNATGAGVLARAAAEAGARIVHVSTDYVFDGSATSPYPEDAPHAPVSAYGRTKAEGERLVLEGHPTGASVMRTAWLYGAGGPSFPSTMLRLAASHETVSVVDDQRGQPTWTVDLAARLVELVDAGAPAGVFHGTGSGETTWHGLARAVFAEAGLDPERVLPTDSASFVRPAPRPAYSVLGHDAWARVGLPPLRDWREALSDAAGHGVLRAR; this is encoded by the coding sequence GTGAGCCGCGTCCTCGTCACCGGCGGCGGCGGGATGCTCGGGCAGGACCTCCTGCCCGCCCTCGCCGCGCACGAGGTGACCGCGCCCCGGCGCGCCGAGCTCGACATCACCGACGAGGACGCCGTCCGCCTGGCGGTCGCCGGGCACGACGTGGTCGTCAACCTCGCCGCGTACACCGCGGTGGACGCCGCCGAGGAGCACGAGGACGAGGCCCGGGCCGTCAACGCGACCGGTGCCGGCGTGCTGGCGCGCGCCGCCGCCGAGGCGGGTGCCCGCATCGTGCACGTGTCCACCGACTACGTCTTCGACGGATCCGCCACCTCCCCCTACCCGGAGGACGCGCCCCACGCGCCCGTCTCCGCCTACGGCCGCACCAAGGCCGAGGGCGAGCGGCTCGTGCTCGAGGGCCACCCGACCGGCGCGAGCGTCATGCGCACGGCCTGGCTGTACGGCGCGGGCGGGCCCTCCTTCCCATCCACGATGCTGCGGCTCGCGGCCTCGCACGAGACGGTGTCGGTGGTGGACGACCAGCGCGGCCAGCCCACCTGGACGGTCGACCTCGCGGCCCGCCTCGTCGAGCTGGTCGACGCCGGCGCGCCCGCGGGCGTGTTCCACGGCACGGGCTCCGGCGAGACGACCTGGCACGGCCTCGCGCGCGCCGTCTTCGCGGAGGCGGGCCTGGATCCCGAGCGCGTGCTGCCCACGGACAGCGCGTCCTTCGTGCGGCCGGCCCCGCGCCCCGCCTACTCCGTCCTCGGGCACGACGCCTGGGCCCGCGTCGGTCTCCCGCCGCTGCGCGACTGGCGCGAGGCGCTGTCCGACGCCGCCGGGCACGGCGTCCTCCGGGCGCGCTGA
- the rfbB gene encoding dTDP-glucose 4,6-dehydratase, with protein MRILVTGGAGFIGSNFVRHALQDHYAGLEGADVVVLDALTYSGNLENLAPVSDSPRYTFVQGDIRDDAVLDEWIPQVDAVVHFAAESHVDRSVRDASIFVETNVLGTQKLLDAALRHDLKRFVHVSTDEVYGSIAEGSWDEERPLEPNSPYSASKAGSDLLARSYHRTHGLDVSITRCSNNYGPYHFPEKVIPLFVTNLIDDKHVPLYGEGLNIRDWLHVDDHCRGIALVLVQGAPGEIYNIGGGTELTNRELTQLLLDATGRDWSYVDRVEDRKGHDLRYSVDISKIQRELGYAPQVPFAEGLADVVQWYRDNRSWWEPLKTRAELPA; from the coding sequence ATGAGGATCCTCGTGACCGGCGGCGCCGGCTTCATCGGCTCCAACTTCGTGCGCCACGCGCTCCAGGACCACTACGCCGGCCTCGAGGGCGCCGACGTCGTCGTGCTCGACGCGCTGACCTACTCGGGCAACCTCGAGAACCTCGCGCCCGTCAGCGACTCCCCGCGGTACACGTTCGTCCAGGGCGACATCCGCGACGACGCCGTGCTCGACGAGTGGATCCCGCAGGTCGACGCGGTCGTGCACTTCGCCGCCGAGAGCCACGTCGACCGGTCCGTCCGCGACGCGAGCATCTTCGTCGAGACCAACGTGCTCGGCACGCAGAAGCTCCTCGACGCGGCCCTCCGCCACGACCTGAAGCGCTTCGTGCACGTCTCCACCGACGAGGTCTACGGATCCATCGCCGAGGGCTCGTGGGATGAGGAGCGTCCGCTCGAGCCCAACTCCCCCTACTCCGCGTCGAAGGCGGGCAGCGACCTGCTCGCCCGCTCGTACCACCGCACGCACGGGCTGGACGTGTCGATCACGCGCTGCTCGAACAACTACGGGCCGTACCACTTCCCCGAGAAGGTCATCCCGCTGTTCGTCACGAACCTCATCGACGACAAGCACGTGCCGCTGTACGGCGAGGGCCTCAACATCCGCGACTGGCTGCACGTCGACGACCACTGCCGCGGCATCGCGCTCGTGCTCGTGCAGGGCGCGCCCGGCGAGATCTACAACATCGGCGGCGGCACCGAGCTCACGAACCGCGAGCTCACGCAGCTGCTGCTCGACGCCACCGGCCGCGACTGGTCGTACGTCGACCGCGTCGAGGACCGCAAGGGCCACGACCTCCGCTACTCCGTCGACATCTCCAAGATCCAGCGCGAGCTCGGCTACGCCCCGCAGGTGCCGTTCGCCGAGGGCCTCGCCGACGTCGTGCAGTGGTACCGCGACAACCGCTCCTGGTGGGAGCCGCTGAAGACGCGCGCCGAGCTGCCCGCGTGA
- a CDS encoding GtrA family protein yields MAASRIRALLRDERVAFLLVGGFNTAFAFLLFAGLAATAGRALDDAGQRVLGSLVPLAGSYAVAVLVAFVLYRHLVFRVRGHVLRDLARFVSVYAVSITLNAVSLPLLVAAGVPRLAAQAMIVVAITLISYVGHRWFSFRRPRGEGGPGL; encoded by the coding sequence ATGGCCGCCTCCCGCATCCGCGCGCTCCTCCGCGACGAGCGCGTGGCGTTCCTCCTCGTCGGCGGCTTCAACACCGCCTTCGCGTTCCTCCTGTTCGCCGGGCTCGCCGCCACCGCCGGACGCGCGCTCGACGACGCGGGCCAGCGGGTGCTCGGATCCCTGGTGCCGCTCGCCGGGAGCTACGCCGTCGCCGTGCTCGTGGCCTTCGTCCTGTACCGGCACCTCGTGTTCCGCGTCCGGGGGCACGTCCTGCGCGACCTGGCGCGCTTCGTCTCCGTGTACGCGGTGTCGATCACGCTGAACGCCGTCTCGCTGCCGCTGCTCGTGGCGGCCGGGGTGCCGCGCCTCGCGGCGCAGGCGATGATCGTGGTGGCGATCACGCTCATCAGCTACGTCGGGCACCGCTGGTTCTCGTTCCGTCGGCCGCGGGGAGAGGGCGGCCCGGGGCTCTGA
- a CDS encoding dTDP-4-dehydrorhamnose 3,5-epimerase family protein, which yields MQIRELAVPDAYEITPVQRTDDRGVFLEWYRFDELERVVGHPLDLRQANMSVSKRGVVRGVHFADVPRGQAKHVKAVSGAVLDFIVDIRVGSPTFGQWDSVRLDTRTHKAVYLSEGLGHCFVALTDDAAVTYLVSDVYNPSAEHGINPLDAEVGLVFPDEAGEPLLSPKDLEAPTLAEAAAAGLLPTWSDMRAFHDSQKVS from the coding sequence GTGCAGATCCGCGAACTCGCCGTACCCGACGCGTACGAGATCACCCCCGTCCAGCGCACCGACGACCGGGGCGTGTTCCTCGAGTGGTACCGGTTCGACGAGCTCGAGCGGGTCGTGGGCCATCCCCTCGACCTCCGCCAGGCCAACATGAGCGTGTCGAAGCGCGGCGTCGTGCGCGGCGTCCACTTCGCCGACGTGCCCCGCGGGCAGGCCAAGCACGTGAAGGCCGTCTCCGGCGCCGTGCTCGACTTCATCGTCGACATCCGGGTCGGATCCCCGACCTTCGGCCAGTGGGACAGCGTCCGCCTCGACACCCGGACCCACAAGGCCGTCTACCTCTCCGAGGGCCTCGGCCACTGCTTCGTCGCGCTGACCGACGACGCGGCCGTCACCTACCTCGTGAGCGACGTCTACAACCCGTCGGCCGAGCACGGCATCAACCCCCTCGACGCCGAGGTCGGCCTCGTCTTCCCCGACGAGGCCGGCGAGCCGCTGCTCTCCCCGAAGGACCTCGAGGCCCCGACGCTCGCCGAGGCGGCGGCCGCCGGGCTCCTCCCCACCTGGTCGGACATGCGCGCCTTCCACGACTCGCAGAAGGTGAGCTGA
- the rfbA gene encoding glucose-1-phosphate thymidylyltransferase RfbA has product MKGIILAGGSGTRLWPITKGISKQLMPIYDKPMIYYPLSTLMMADIREVLIITTPEYNHQFRALLGDGSHLGMRIEYAVQPSPDGLAQAFVIGEEFIGDDSVALVLGDNIFHGAGLGTSLRRNTDIDGALIFAYHVADPTAYGVVEFDEDFTAVSIEEKPAQPKSAYAVPGLYFFDNDVVEIAKGIQPSERGELEITAVNDHYLQAGRLRVQVLDRGTAWLDTGTFESMMQASEYVKVIEDRQGFKIGCIEEIAYRAGWIDRDALEELARPLIKSGYGRYLVTLLDA; this is encoded by the coding sequence ATGAAGGGCATCATCCTGGCCGGCGGCTCCGGCACCCGGCTCTGGCCGATCACGAAGGGCATCAGCAAGCAGCTGATGCCCATCTACGACAAGCCGATGATCTACTACCCCCTGTCGACGCTGATGATGGCGGACATCCGCGAGGTGCTCATCATCACGACGCCCGAGTACAACCACCAGTTCCGGGCCCTGCTCGGCGACGGCTCGCACCTCGGCATGCGCATCGAGTACGCCGTGCAGCCCTCGCCCGACGGCCTCGCGCAGGCGTTCGTCATCGGCGAGGAGTTCATCGGCGACGACTCGGTCGCGCTCGTCCTCGGCGACAACATCTTCCACGGCGCCGGCCTCGGCACGAGCCTGCGGAGGAACACCGACATCGACGGCGCCCTCATCTTCGCGTACCACGTAGCGGATCCGACGGCCTACGGCGTCGTCGAGTTCGACGAGGACTTCACGGCCGTCTCCATCGAGGAGAAGCCCGCGCAGCCGAAGAGCGCCTACGCGGTGCCCGGCCTCTACTTCTTCGACAACGACGTGGTCGAGATCGCCAAGGGCATCCAGCCGAGCGAGCGCGGGGAGCTCGAGATCACGGCCGTCAACGACCACTACCTCCAGGCCGGGCGCCTGCGCGTGCAGGTGCTCGACCGCGGCACCGCGTGGCTCGACACGGGCACGTTCGAGAGCATGATGCAGGCCTCCGAGTACGTGAAGGTCATCGAGGACCGCCAGGGCTTCAAGATCGGCTGCATCGAGGAGATCGCGTACCGCGCCGGCTGGATCGACCGGGACGCCCTCGAGGAGCTCGCGCGTCCGCTCATCAAGAGCGGGTACGGCCGCTACCTCGTCACGCTGCTCGACGCGTAG
- a CDS encoding NAD-dependent epimerase/dehydratase family protein: protein MTAPVPVWVIGARGLLGASLVDALTADPRWAPVAADPLPWSTPDDAVMRRAARTGAERLLEEGRAAGSWAVMWCAGAAVTGSTRAQLEHELAQLAAVLDEIASAASVAPAPGGALFYSSSAGGVYAGAARPPFTEASAPRPLAPYGEAKLRAEGLVRAFGERAGVRTLVGRIANLYGPRQAVGKPQGLITQLARANLSPTPASIYVPLETVRDYLFADDCAGLVRDAMARLLSLPADTHVVKILASGQPVTISALLGHFTALGKSRPHVMLGLSPLAGYQAVDLRLASVVWPDLDERDTMPLPAGIHITAQALISGMQSGELTAR, encoded by the coding sequence GTGACCGCGCCCGTCCCCGTCTGGGTCATCGGCGCCCGGGGCCTCCTCGGCGCGTCGCTCGTCGACGCGCTGACGGCCGATCCGCGCTGGGCCCCCGTGGCCGCCGATCCGCTCCCCTGGTCGACCCCGGACGACGCCGTCATGCGCCGCGCCGCGCGCACCGGCGCCGAGCGGCTCCTCGAAGAGGGGCGCGCCGCCGGGTCGTGGGCCGTGATGTGGTGCGCGGGCGCGGCCGTCACGGGCAGCACCCGGGCGCAGCTGGAGCACGAGCTCGCGCAGCTCGCGGCCGTGCTCGACGAGATCGCCTCCGCCGCCTCGGTCGCCCCCGCCCCGGGCGGCGCGCTGTTCTACTCGTCGTCGGCGGGCGGCGTGTACGCGGGCGCCGCGCGTCCGCCGTTCACGGAGGCATCCGCGCCGCGGCCCCTCGCGCCGTACGGCGAGGCCAAGCTGCGGGCCGAGGGCCTCGTGCGCGCGTTCGGCGAGCGCGCGGGCGTCCGCACGCTCGTCGGGCGGATCGCGAACCTCTACGGTCCGCGCCAGGCCGTGGGCAAGCCGCAGGGCCTCATCACGCAGCTCGCGCGCGCGAACCTGTCCCCCACGCCGGCGTCCATCTACGTGCCGCTCGAGACCGTGCGCGACTACCTCTTCGCCGACGACTGCGCCGGGCTCGTCCGCGACGCCATGGCGCGGCTGCTGTCGCTGCCCGCGGACACGCACGTCGTGAAGATCCTGGCGTCCGGGCAGCCGGTCACCATCAGCGCCCTGCTCGGCCACTTCACGGCGCTCGGCAAGTCGCGCCCGCACGTGATGCTCGGCCTCTCGCCCCTCGCGGGTTACCAGGCGGTGGACCTGCGGCTCGCGAGCGTCGTCTGGCCGGACCTCGACGAGCGCGACACGATGCCGCTGCCCGCGGGGATCCACATCACCGCGCAGGCGCTCATCTCCGGCATGCAGTCGGGCGAGCTCACCGCGCGGTGA
- a CDS encoding glycosyltransferase, whose product MSALPPGDAVDGAMPPDHSVSVVIPVYQGELTLEALLAEIQPFTVPQITRDGHSYAVTEVLLVFDNGRDGSPRVIRDLKRLHPFVRPIWLSRNFGQHAATLAGMASSGGDWIVTLDEDGQHDPGFIPDMLDVAMRDLASVVYAKPTNTPSHGLLRNVASRGAKVVLNAMSSDQDAEQFQSYRLLLGSVGRSVAAYAGSGVYLDIALGWVANRVSTCPITLRDEGERQSGYSPRRLFSHFWRMVLSSGTRGLRAVSVLGALFLVVAFVFVIVIVVSRLTDNSVPSGWASTIVTILASSGIILFSLGIIAEYVGVAVGMAQGRPAYLIVRDPLDGPHGRPPRGHV is encoded by the coding sequence GTGAGCGCCCTCCCGCCGGGGGACGCGGTCGACGGCGCGATGCCGCCGGACCACTCCGTCTCCGTCGTCATCCCCGTCTACCAGGGCGAGCTGACGCTCGAGGCGCTGCTCGCGGAGATCCAGCCGTTCACGGTGCCGCAGATCACCCGCGACGGCCACAGCTACGCCGTCACCGAGGTCCTCCTGGTCTTCGACAACGGCCGCGACGGATCCCCCCGCGTCATCCGCGACCTCAAGCGCCTGCACCCGTTCGTGCGGCCGATCTGGCTGAGCCGCAACTTCGGCCAGCACGCCGCGACCCTCGCGGGCATGGCGTCCTCCGGCGGCGACTGGATCGTCACGCTCGACGAGGACGGGCAGCACGACCCCGGCTTCATCCCCGACATGCTCGACGTCGCCATGCGCGACCTCGCATCCGTCGTCTACGCGAAGCCCACGAACACGCCCTCGCACGGGCTCCTCCGCAACGTCGCCTCGCGCGGCGCGAAGGTCGTCCTCAACGCCATGTCGTCCGACCAGGACGCCGAGCAGTTCCAGAGCTACCGGCTGCTGCTCGGCTCGGTCGGGCGGAGCGTCGCCGCCTACGCGGGATCCGGCGTGTACCTCGACATCGCGCTCGGCTGGGTCGCGAACCGCGTCTCCACCTGCCCCATCACGCTCCGCGACGAGGGCGAGCGGCAGTCCGGCTACTCGCCGCGTCGCCTGTTCTCGCACTTCTGGCGCATGGTGCTCTCGAGCGGCACCCGCGGCCTCCGCGCCGTGAGCGTGCTCGGGGCGCTCTTCCTCGTGGTGGCGTTCGTCTTCGTCATCGTCATCGTCGTCAGCCGCCTCACCGACAACTCGGTCCCCTCGGGGTGGGCGTCGACCATCGTGACGATCCTCGCGTCGAGCGGCATCATCCTGTTCTCGCTGGGGATCATCGCGGAGTACGTCGGCGTCGCGGTCGGCATGGCGCAGGGCCGGCCCGCGTACCTGATCGTGCGCGACCCGCTCGACGGACCGCACGGCCGGCCGCCGCGCGGGCACGTGTGA
- a CDS encoding glycosyltransferase family 2 protein, with protein MAPRVSIVIPAYNNADYLAETVDSVLAQTYADFEVVIADHSSTDGTWDVMQRYADDPRVRLLRTEAGGGALRNWNRVSQEARGDLIKLVCGDDLLYPTILERQVAELDASPSVVLVASPRDIVDADSRPIVRDHGVSGARIALSGAQAVRRTIRSGTNIFGEPGCVLMRRADLEAVGWWDSRWPYLIDETTYAKVLLRGDFASVGPKALAGFRISDSQWSVRLAGEQASAAAGFHHWVLEEHPHVVSRADVRLGDLMARAKALSRRLVYLYLGRRMSRSSGDAA; from the coding sequence GTGGCCCCACGCGTCTCGATCGTCATCCCCGCCTACAACAACGCCGACTACCTCGCCGAGACGGTCGACTCCGTGCTGGCGCAGACGTACGCCGACTTCGAGGTCGTGATCGCGGACCACTCCTCCACCGACGGCACCTGGGACGTGATGCAGCGCTACGCCGACGACCCGCGCGTCCGCCTGCTGCGCACCGAGGCGGGCGGCGGGGCCCTCCGCAACTGGAACCGCGTGAGCCAAGAGGCGCGCGGCGACCTGATCAAGCTGGTCTGCGGCGACGACCTCCTCTACCCGACCATCCTCGAGCGGCAGGTGGCCGAGCTCGACGCGTCGCCCTCCGTCGTGCTCGTGGCCTCCCCCCGCGACATCGTGGACGCGGACAGCCGCCCGATCGTGCGCGACCACGGCGTATCCGGAGCCCGCATCGCCCTGTCCGGCGCCCAGGCCGTCCGTCGCACCATCCGCTCGGGCACCAACATCTTCGGCGAGCCGGGATGCGTGCTCATGCGCCGGGCCGACCTCGAAGCCGTCGGCTGGTGGGACTCCCGCTGGCCCTACCTCATCGACGAGACGACCTACGCCAAGGTCCTGCTCCGCGGCGACTTCGCGTCCGTCGGCCCGAAGGCCCTCGCCGGCTTCCGCATCTCCGACTCGCAGTGGAGCGTGCGCCTCGCCGGCGAGCAGGCCAGCGCCGCGGCGGGCTTCCACCACTGGGTGCTCGAGGAGCACCCGCACGTCGTGTCCCGGGCCGACGTCCGGCTCGGCGACCTGATGGCCCGCGCCAAGGCGCTGTCCCGTCGGCTCGTGTACCTGTACCTCGGCCGGCGCATGTCGCGGTCCTCCGGGGACGCCGCGTGA